The Amycolatopsis sp. NBC_01480 genome segment ATGAGATTGCCGGTGGTGTCGTTTCCGCCCGCGACCATCACGAAGCAGAACCCGAGAATGTCCCAGTCCGTCAACGTTTCCCCGGCCACTTCCGCGGCGGTGAGCGCGCTGATCAGATCATCGCCGGGATTCGCGCGCCGGGCGGTGATCACCTCGGAGAAGTACCCGAACATCTCGGTGACCGCGTCGGCGGCCTTGAGCGCCGCGAGGTCGAAACCGCTGTCCTGCAACGTGGTCAGCGCCGACACCCACGGCCCGAACCGCGCCCGGTCGTGCTCCGGCACGCCGAGCAGATGGGCCAGCACAAAAGTGGGGATACGCGAGGAGAAGTCCCGGTGCAGGTCGACCGGAACGCCGTCGGCGGCCTGCTGCTCCATCGCCGTGATCCGTTCCCGGGCGAACGTCCGGATCATCGCCTCGAGATCGGTCACCCGTCGCGGGGTGAAGCCCTTGCTGACGAGCGCCCGCAGCTGGCCGTGTAGCGGCGGATCCTGCATCACGATCGTCGGGGCGAGCCCGAGTTTCCCGATCTCGTCGGGCAGGAAGGTCAGGCCCTGCGCCGAAGAGAACGTGCCCGGATCGCGTACGGCGTTCCAGACGTCCTCGAATCGGGCCAGGGTCCAGAACGGTGGCGCGGTGTGACGGTGCACCGGATCGTCGTCCCGCAAGCGCCGGTAAGCCGGATACGGGTCGGCCAGGACCGCCTCGTCGAACGGGTCGTAGTAGCTGGCAACGGTCATGGCGCCCCCTTCATCAGGGTTAACGGTCACCGTTATTAACGACAGTGGTTAATATAGCGGCATGCCAAGGTCTGCCACAACCACCAGGGAGCGGCTCCTGAGCGCCGGGGCGCGCCTGTTCGCCCGGCACGGCATCGACGGCGCCGCGACCCGGGACATCGTGGCGCTGGCCGGGCAGGCGAACGACTCGGCCGTGCACTATCACTTCGGCTCCCGGCACGGCCTGCTGACCGCGATCATCGAGCGGCACGTGCGACGCATGGAGGACCAGCGAAAACCCGAGTTGGACGCGCTCGGCCCGGCCCCGGATCTCGGCGCCGTGGTCGCCGCCGTCGTGGGCCCGGTCGCCGCCGAACTCACCCGCGAGGACGGGCGCGACTTCCTGCGCATCATCGCCCAGCTCGCCGGACGCGCCGGCGTCCGCACGCACGAGCTGCCCGACCCGGTCGCGGGAACGGCGCTGGCCGGGCAACTGGCCCTGCTGGAGGACTGCTGCCGCGCGCGACTGCCCGAGCCGGTCGCGCTGGAACGCATCGCCCTCACGATCACCATGCTCACCGCGAGCCTGGCGGACCGCGCGAACCGCATCGACGAACGGCTGCCGGTCCTGCTGGATCACCCGGCCTTCGTCGCCAACCTGATCGCCATGCTCACGGCCGGACTCGAGGCGGACGTCACCCCGGACTGACGCGTCGACTGCCCGCCATCCCCCCTGGTGGTAGCCGCGAGGAGCGCGGGCGGCCCGCCCATCTCCGTCTGCAACATCCCCGGCGCTGACGGCAAGCAAGGTCCGCTGAACCCCGCCGCCGTTACCGGCGGGTGGCGATGTCGAAGGTCTCGACGAGCTCCTCGGCATAACCGCCGAGATCAAGGTCGGGCCGGGCCTCGAGGAGGAACGCCAGGCCGTCCACCGACCGCTGCACCAGCGAGCCCAGCACAAACGGGTCGAACGCCCGGAACACCCCGTCCTCCTGGCCGCGGCGCAGGATCTGTTCCACCGCACCGATCGCGCGCTGGTCTTCGCCGGAGTCGTAGGAGCGGCCGCCGAACTCGTCGCGGAAGCCCAGGAAGATCGACGCCATCGCCTGCATCACCGTCCGGTGCCCGGCGACGAACTCGACGGAGGCACGGACGTAGGCCGCCAGCTGGGCCCGCGCCCCGGTCGCCGCG includes the following:
- a CDS encoding cytochrome P450, which produces MTVASYYDPFDEAVLADPYPAYRRLRDDDPVHRHTAPPFWTLARFEDVWNAVRDPGTFSSAQGLTFLPDEIGKLGLAPTIVMQDPPLHGQLRALVSKGFTPRRVTDLEAMIRTFARERITAMEQQAADGVPVDLHRDFSSRIPTFVLAHLLGVPEHDRARFGPWVSALTTLQDSGFDLAALKAADAVTEMFGYFSEVITARRANPGDDLISALTAAEVAGETLTDWDILGFCFVMVAGGNDTTGNLISHAVTLLDGDHAQRELLLRQPDLLPGALLEFLRMEGSVQGLARTTLRPVVLHDVEIPAGEKVLMLFGAANRDEREFGPAADRLDITREFPRHLGFSSGPHFCVGSHLARLQAKVALEELLSRHPDVGVDLDQAVRLRSPFTRGWVSLPATGLAGPQGTAG
- a CDS encoding TetR/AcrR family transcriptional regulator, translating into MPRSATTTRERLLSAGARLFARHGIDGAATRDIVALAGQANDSAVHYHFGSRHGLLTAIIERHVRRMEDQRKPELDALGPAPDLGAVVAAVVGPVAAELTREDGRDFLRIIAQLAGRAGVRTHELPDPVAGTALAGQLALLEDCCRARLPEPVALERIALTITMLTASLADRANRIDERLPVLLDHPAFVANLIAMLTAGLEADVTPD
- a CDS encoding TetR/AcrR family transcriptional regulator, with product MTNARAARRRLPPEDRRREIIAATIDTVAALGYRATTFAKIAERGGLSSTRLISYHFAGRDELMAATVAHVYQQLGEHLDERLAAATGARAQLAAYVRASVEFVAGHRTVMQAMASIFLGFRDEFGGRSYDSGEDQRAIGAVEQILRRGQEDGVFRAFDPFVLGSLVQRSVDGLAFLLEARPDLDLGGYAEELVETFDIATRR